A region from the Diorhabda sublineata isolate icDioSubl1.1 chromosome X, icDioSubl1.1, whole genome shotgun sequence genome encodes:
- the LOC130451772 gene encoding uncharacterized protein LOC130451772: protein MDQVEPPTTETVDELRQRLNNMRRLMAERISPVNYNEGRRTTNEGLIDGTFMSFTFGAALVVIISVSVYAFYNLYVAILKKIPHNHDEL from the exons ATGGATCAAGTGGAACCAC CCACAACTGAAACAGTCGACGAACTTCGACAGAGACTAAATAATATGAGAAGACTAATGGCGGAAAGAATATCTCCTGTTAACTACAACGAGGGAAGAAGAACCACAAATGAAGGATTAATTGACGGCACCTTTATGAGTTTTACTTTTGGTGCAGCTTTGGTTGTCATTATATCCGTCAGCGTTTATGCGTTTTATAACTTATATGTCgcaatattaaagaaaattccACACAATCACGATGAATTATAA